A genomic window from Leptolyngbya sp. BL0902 includes:
- a CDS encoding TatD family hydrolase → MPLVDTHVHLNFDTFADDLDDLAQAWREAGIVRMVHSCVEPKDFPAMQAIADRFPELSLAVGLHPLDVDQWGVDTAAELGRLARSDHRVVAIGETGLDFFKADNTEVQREAFWAQLTLASQMSLPVIIHCRDAAQATAQLIREFQETVGPVTGVMHCWAGTPEETQWFLDLGFYISFSGIVTFKNARQVKASAQIVPDDRLLIETDCPFLSPEPMRKERRNQPAFVSHVARYLADLRQVDFQALAEGTTRNAWALFQWPDPLPFTERIAALATG, encoded by the coding sequence ATGCCGCTGGTTGATACCCACGTACATCTCAACTTCGACACATTTGCTGACGATCTTGACGATCTAGCTCAGGCTTGGCGAGAGGCTGGGATCGTGCGGATGGTTCATTCCTGCGTGGAACCCAAGGATTTTCCGGCTATGCAGGCCATTGCGGATCGCTTCCCTGAGCTTTCCCTGGCGGTGGGGCTGCATCCCCTGGATGTGGATCAGTGGGGGGTGGATACGGCGGCAGAACTGGGGCGCTTGGCTCGATCCGATCATCGGGTGGTTGCCATTGGGGAGACGGGGCTGGATTTCTTCAAGGCCGACAACACTGAGGTGCAGCGGGAAGCCTTTTGGGCACAGCTCACCCTGGCCTCCCAGATGTCTCTTCCGGTGATTATTCACTGTCGTGATGCGGCCCAGGCCACGGCCCAGCTCATTCGCGAATTTCAGGAGACCGTCGGCCCCGTGACTGGAGTAATGCACTGCTGGGCGGGTACCCCGGAGGAAACCCAGTGGTTTCTGGATCTGGGGTTTTACATCAGCTTCAGCGGCATTGTGACGTTTAAAAACGCCCGCCAGGTTAAGGCGTCGGCGCAAATCGTCCCCGATGATCGCCTGTTGATCGAAACTGACTGTCCCTTCCTCTCCCCTGAACCCATGCGTAAGGAGCGGCGAAATCAGCCCGCCTTTGTTAGTCATGTGGCCCGCTATCTTGCCGATCTGCGCCAGGTGGACTTTCAGGCTTTGGCAGAGGGGACAACCCGCAATGCCTGGGCGCTCTTTCAGTGGCCTGACCCCCTACCCTTCACCGAGAGGATAGCGGCTCTGGCTACTGGATAA